A single Candidatus Polarisedimenticolaceae bacterium DNA region contains:
- a CDS encoding lipase maturation factor family protein — translation MSWRRPAYWLGQDAAPVGAERRFHLARFLILRLLGLVYFTGFMVLVNQGRQLIGSHGLLPVAEFIPRATQQLGSVADGFLRLPSVFWFAHSDAWLTGLAWAGAILSFLVMIGLTNAGAMLVLWALYMSFVHVGQDWYSYGWEIQLLETGFLAVFLCPWNSWRPFPRNRPAPIVIWLFRWLILRIMVGAGMIKMRGDSCWRDLTCLDYHYETQPNPNPLSRFFHFEPKWLSRVGCAFNHLIELVFPWLMFLGRWPTRVAGIGFVVFQCTLIVSGNLSFLNWLTIVPALACFDDAFLARVLPRAFGRWAEEAELGRPTAVPWRERLRFVTLIVLTVAIGWLSIPVVTNLLSVSGRQIMNTSFDPLDLVNTYGAFGSVGRERREIVFEGTSDANPDDPSVTWREYQFKCAPCEVTRRPCFISPYHYRLDWQIWFAAMARPEQYPWTLRFTWNLLHNDPVTLSLLAGNPFPAAPPRFIRARLYVYRFAPIGSDAWWKRDLMGDWLPPLSTEDPRLIQFLKTYGWLPGSSGS, via the coding sequence ATGAGCTGGCGCCGGCCGGCGTACTGGCTGGGGCAGGACGCGGCGCCCGTCGGCGCCGAGCGGCGCTTCCATCTCGCGCGCTTCCTGATCCTGCGCCTACTCGGCCTCGTCTATTTCACCGGGTTCATGGTCCTCGTGAACCAGGGCCGGCAGCTCATCGGCTCGCACGGGCTCCTCCCCGTCGCGGAGTTCATTCCGCGCGCGACACAGCAGCTCGGCTCCGTCGCGGACGGGTTTCTGCGCCTGCCGAGCGTGTTCTGGTTCGCCCACTCCGATGCGTGGCTCACGGGTCTTGCGTGGGCCGGCGCCATCCTCTCGTTCCTCGTCATGATCGGCCTCACGAACGCCGGCGCGATGCTCGTGCTGTGGGCGCTCTACATGTCGTTCGTCCATGTCGGGCAGGACTGGTACAGCTACGGCTGGGAGATCCAGCTCCTCGAGACCGGCTTCCTCGCCGTCTTCCTCTGTCCGTGGAATTCCTGGCGGCCGTTTCCCCGGAACCGCCCCGCGCCGATCGTGATCTGGCTGTTCCGCTGGCTCATCCTCCGCATCATGGTCGGTGCCGGCATGATCAAGATGCGCGGTGACTCGTGCTGGCGCGATCTCACGTGCCTCGACTACCACTACGAGACGCAGCCGAACCCGAACCCGCTGTCGCGCTTCTTCCACTTCGAGCCCAAGTGGCTGTCGCGCGTCGGGTGCGCGTTCAATCATCTCATCGAGCTCGTGTTCCCGTGGCTCATGTTCCTCGGCCGGTGGCCGACCCGCGTGGCGGGGATCGGCTTCGTCGTCTTCCAGTGCACGCTCATCGTGAGCGGCAACCTCTCGTTCCTGAACTGGCTCACGATCGTGCCCGCGCTCGCGTGCTTCGACGACGCGTTCCTGGCACGCGTCCTTCCCCGCGCGTTCGGCCGGTGGGCCGAGGAGGCCGAATTGGGGCGTCCCACCGCCGTGCCGTGGCGTGAGCGCCTGCGATTCGTCACACTGATCGTGCTGACGGTCGCGATCGGTTGGCTGTCGATTCCCGTGGTGACGAACCTGCTGTCGGTGTCGGGACGCCAGATCATGAACACGTCGTTCGACCCCCTCGATCTCGTCAACACCTACGGCGCCTTCGGCTCGGTCGGGCGCGAGCGGCGCGAGATCGTCTTCGAGGGCACATCGGACGCGAACCCCGACGATCCGAGCGTGACGTGGCGCGAGTACCAGTTCAAGTGCGCGCCGTGCGAGGTGACGCGCCGGCCGTGCTTCATCAGCCCTTACCACTACCGGCTCGACTGGCAGATCTGGTTCGCCGCGATGGCACGGCCCGAGCAGTACCCCTGGACGCTGCGCTTCACGTGGAATCTCCTGCACAACGATCCGGTGACGCTGTCGCTCCTCGCCGGGAATCCGTTCCCCGCGGCACCGCCGCGGTTCATCCGTGCGCGGCTCTACGTCTACCGGTTCGCGCCGATCGGGTCGGACGCGTGGTGGAAGCGCGACCTCATGGGCGATTGGCTGCCTCCGCTCTCGACGGAGGATCCACGCCTCATCCAGTTCTTGAAGACGTATGGATGGCTGCCGGGATCGTCGGGATCATGA
- a CDS encoding DCC1-like thiol-disulfide oxidoreductase family protein codes for MSESGPILFYDGVCALCNGAVTFVLKRDRSRAVRFAALQGDTAKAYRASHPGLDGVDSMIWAGDGGAPLIRSDAAIAIGRHVGGVWGVMASIARVVPRFLRDTVYDFIARIRYRTFGKYDACPIPPPEHRGRFLP; via the coding sequence ATGAGCGAGAGCGGACCGATCCTCTTCTACGACGGCGTGTGCGCGCTGTGCAACGGTGCGGTGACGTTCGTCTTGAAGCGCGATCGATCGCGCGCCGTCCGTTTCGCCGCGCTCCAGGGCGACACGGCGAAGGCGTATCGCGCGTCGCACCCCGGCCTCGACGGCGTCGATTCGATGATCTGGGCCGGCGACGGTGGCGCGCCGCTGATCCGCTCCGATGCGGCGATCGCGATCGGCCGCCACGTCGGCGGCGTGTGGGGTGTGATGGCGTCGATCGCTCGCGTCGTGCCTCGATTCCTCCGCGACACGGTTTACGACTTCATCGCGCGGATCCGGTATCGCACGTTCGGCAAGTACGACGCGTGTCCGATCCCTCCGCCCGAGCATCGCGGACGGTTTCTGCCTTGA